One Candidatus Eisenbacteria bacterium genomic window, CGGGCCTGCAGCGGCTCGAGATCGGCCACAACATAGACAACGTCATTGGAGTGGACCAGATCCCCGCGCTCGACATGACGCTCCATGACGACCCCATCAATCGGCGAGCGTATATTGGAGTACTCGAGCTGCAGCTTGGCTTGGTCCAGGGCGACTTCGGCGTTTTCGAACGCCGTGCGGGCGGTTTCCAGCGTTTCTGCGCTGATCAATTCCCGGCCCTGCAGTGTTTCCGCCCGTTTGAAGTTGGCTTCTGTTTGATCCCGATCAATTGTCGCCTGTTCAACGGCGAGTTGAAGCTCGTCCTTTTCCAATTGCAGGAGCAGCTGACCGGCCTGCACGACATCGCCCTCTTCAGCGGCAAGTTGTCTGGCGAGCCCTTGAACCCGTGACACCACCTCAATCCACCGCTCCGCCTCGAGGCGGGCATGGGTCTCGATGTAACTGGACATCTCTCCGCGTTCAACGGGCTGAGTCTTCACCGGCAGGGCCGCCTCACTTCCGCCGCCACTCCAGGCGCCCCGGCGGTCGCCGTGGGAAGCCTTCTCGTCTCCGGACCCACAGGCCGCAAGATGACCGGCCAAAACGACGACGATTATAGAGACCCACAATTTCAAGACGTCTCTTCCAACTCCTCGAAAACCCATGAGGCGCTTCCTCTCTCGAAAACCCGACCCTCGCAAGAACCCACCTCCCCCGAGCATATAGCAGAAGCGTCCATAAGGAATCTGCCGATTTCCCTCTCTATTTTCAGGTACACCGCCGGACACAGAAAGTGGATTGATCCGATCTAATTACTCACTCGCTCATAATAAGTTGCATGCCATCAGCCGGAAAATCGCGGCGCGTCCATGGATCCTCAATATGCCTTGGTCCCCAACTCACTAAAGGGTATAATGTAGCTGACAAACATGACCTTGTGTTCGCGCTCGAGTATCAGTGCAATATCACTGGAGGTGATGACATGAAACGGCTCTTGTCATTCATGGCGGCCTTATCTCTCTGCAGCGGTCTCGCATCGACCCGCGTATCGGCGGAGGATGGAAATGCGACGAGTCTTGGTTATCACGCAGGCACACAAATCATTCCAAGACCGGAAGAAATCTGTCCGGGGACCACATTTCTCCAAAATGACGATGAGTCCTTCGAGAATGGCTATTGCTGGCGATACGGCGGCTGCGTTCCACCCAATTACGGCGCTTGGGCCGAGTGTTACGACGCCGACTACGTCTGCGGGATCCAACTCATGCTGACCCAGGTCGGCAATTTCAGCGGCCAATCGATAGATATCTATGTTTGGGACTACGATGCTGATGGGAATCCCCCGCCAGGACCCGATCCAGGTAATGTTCTATATATGATATCAGGTCTGATTCCCGATCCCCCAGCCCTCTGGCCCGAAATCTCTCAGCACAATTATCAAGTGTGTACTTTTACAAACGGACCGCACTTTGTCGGATATTGGGGTAATTGGCCTTCCGGGTCTTGTGCCTTCTTTACGGCGGCTGACGAGAATGGATTCGGCATCGGCTGCCCCCGGACCAGGGTCACGGCCGGGTCAGCCTATGGAACCGGTTGGGTCCCTGTCAACCTGGCCTTCCCCAACTGCCTGGATCTTGGCATTCGGGAGTATGCCGGAATGGGGGATTGCCAGCCCACACCGAATCGCAGCACGAATTGGGGAATGATCAAGGCGCTTTATTAAGGCCGTTGCGGCGGCTATCCGTCATGACAGAATAATCCATCCGGCTGCATAGTCAGTCCATCCGGCTGCAGATTCCGTACGATCCATTTGCAGCCTCATGGTTCTCTTCGTAAGACGAATAAATTCCAGGCCCACCGCTCTTTCAAGACGGATTTAAGAGCTTCGTCTAATTCATTGGCATACTTCATCAGCCACCTTGGGTAGAATATTGTCTCAAAGGAACGAGGTTTGTAATTCCATCCGGCCAAAGCGGCGCCCTTGCGAACGATCGGCTCTTGAAATAATCTTATGGGAACACCAAACAAGCCCTGCCACATATCATTGACGAAAAAACCGATTCCCATTTCATGCGCATCGACAACAAATCCCTTTCCCGAAAAGAATCGTTTCCACTCGCGCGGCGTTTTGAAATTCACATGCGGCCCGCCGGATGTATCCATCACGCCGTTGCGTCGTCTTCTATTATTCTCCATCCTCCAATATCTTTCAAAAAGCGTCACGCGGTTCGGAACCGTGACGAACATCATCCCATCGGCCGTCAATCGATCCCGCAATAATTCAACCGTGTCATCCAGTGCGTGGACATGCTCAAGCACATCGAACGCCAGGATCAGATCGTATTCCCGGCCTGATTGATTGCTCCGCCATTCGCGCGCGTCATGCATGACGGGCTTGCTTTTCAGGCTTGACCAATCATATTGATCATAACTCAGTTTCAATTGTTCAACATCTAGATCCACGGCATCCACATGAATTCCAAGGCTTGCAAGATGATACGATTCCCGCAGGCACCCGGCCCCGAAATCGAGTGCTTTCACCGGTTTTTCCGGCGGGAGCGTCAATTTATTCAGCGCCTTGTCAAAGACATCCCATCGATATTGAACATTTCTGGTATTGCATCCTATTATCTTTGACACATCATTGGTTCTATCGAATGGAATATTCGATGCGCCTTCATCATGTTGAACATATAAGTTACAAGCATCGCCCGGGTCCGGCCGGCCCGCCTTGCTGTTGTAGGATAATTTTCCGGAGTGCCGTCTAATAAGATATACAATAAACAGCGGAATAATGAAGAGGCACAACATCAAAATCCACAGCGCCAAGGCAACGGCCAGCGTTGGGATGAACGCCGATAAGACCAGTAAACGGGTTCCGGTGGAAAGCCTGCCTCTTGGGCGGTTCACCGGATCTCGGATCCCGACGGCGCCTCCCCGCCGGTCCGCCGCCGTCCGGTGAGCCAGCTCCCGAGCCGCTCCGCCGCTTTGTTAATGATAAGGTAGGCGCTCGGGACGACGAAAAGGGTCAGCAGGGTCGACATCGAGAGCCCCCCGACCACGGCGATGGCCAGCGGGCGCATCAGCTCGGAACCCTGGCCGATTCCCAGCGCCAGCGGAGACATTCCGCAGAGCGTTGTGATGGTCGTCATGAGGATGGGCCGGAGGCGCACCGCGCCCGCCTCCACTACCGCTTGCTCCCGCGTCAGCCCGCGCTCCCGCCGTCCCCGCTCCGTATACTCCACCAGAAGGATCGCATTGTTGACGACAATTCCCGCAAGGAGAATCACCCCGAGCAAGACCGGGGCGCTGAGCGGTGTTCCGGTCACCCGAAGAATCCCTCCCACACCGACCAACGACATCGGGATCGCGATCAGGATGACGAGGGGATTGACCATGCTTTCGTACTGCACCGCCATGACAACAAAGACAAGGAAGACAGCCAGCAGCACCACGATGGTCAGCTGCCGGTTATTCTCACGAATTGATTCTTCCTCTCCCCCTACAAGAACGGCGATGCCATCCGGAAGCCTCAGCTCAGCTAGTCTGGCGCGGATCTCATTGTTCACCTCACCCACACTCGCCACTTCGGAGATCACATCTCCCGTCAGCCGCAGCACACGGTTCTGGTTTTCCCGAAGGATCGTCGTGGGTCCCAGCGTGTTGCGCACGGTGGCGATATCGCGAAGGTAGACCGGCGCATCTCCCTCCCGTCCGGGGAAAAGAGCGATGGAGCCCAGCTCCTCAGAACTCGTGAACCGTTCGCGGGGGAACATGACGCGCAGGTCGTATTCCTGGTTGGAGGAGGTAAACTGCGTCGCCACGGTGCCGTCCAGCGCCGTGCGGATGGTTTGGCCGACGGCGGCGACACTCAAACCGAGATAGGAGGCCCGTTCCCGGTCCAATTCGATCGACAACTCCGGGCTTGCCTCTTCCGCCGACGGCTCAAGGTTCTCGAGCCCGGGAACATCCCTCAGGAGAAGCATGATCTCGTCGCCGATCTGCTGCAGCTCTACCAGATCATCCCCCTGAATATCGAGGGAAACGGCCGAGCCCGACGTGGAGGTCCGCAGCCCGCGGATGCGGGGAGGACGAACAAAGATGCGGGCGCCCGGAAATCCCCGCTCGTTGATCTTCGCCTGCAGAGCTCGGACCCAGCTGTCGGCGCTCCCGCCGCGTTCCGACTTCGGCGCCAGGATGACATCGATGGATCCGCTCCCGGATCGCTCACTCGTAGACCCGCCCCACAGGAAACCGCCGGCCGTTGCGAAGACGCCGCGGACATCGGGCATCCCGGCAATGAGACCTTCCACCTCGATGGTCACCCGGTTCGTCTCCTGGGCGGAGGCGCCGGGGGGAAGGGTGATTCTGACACTCACATTGCCGTCATCAACCTGCGGAAGAAACTCGGTGGGAAGCCCCCTCGTCCAGAAAAAGATGCCCGCCAAAGCCGCCGCCGCACCGAACAGGACAGCCCAGCGCCACCGGATCACAAGTACCGGCGCCACCCGGCGGTATCCCAGGCGCAGCCGATTCACCGTGCGGTCGAAGCCCGCGACCAGCTTCCACCGGGACAACCCGCTCGAGAACCGGACCTTCGCAAGTTGAGCGGATAACATGGGGACAACGGTGAGCGCCACCAGCAGCGAGGCCAGGATCGCGAACGAAATCGTGAGAATCAGCTCCCTGAAAATGAGCGCCGCGAGCCCGCTGATGAGCAGGAACGGCACGACCGCGGCGAGATTCGTTGCGGTCGAGGCCACGACGGCGCTTTGGACCTCCGCGGCGCCGACGTGCGCCGCATCCTCGGGATCCTTGTTGCCCCCCTCGTAGTGGCGGAAGATATTCTCGAGCATCACAATGGAATTATCGATCAAGAGGCCCACGCCGAGGGCGAGCCCTCCAAGGGTCATAATGTTCAAGGTCAGCTTGCCCAATCCCATCATTGTGAAAGTCGCCAGAACCGCGATGGGGATGGCCAGGCCGATAATAAAGGTCTTGCGCAGCGATCCGAGGAAAAGCAGCACGATGAACATGGCGAGGCCCGCGCCAATCAGGGCGGCGTTGCGCACCGCGCCGACCGAGCTGCTGATAAAGTCGGCCTGATTCTGGATCGTCTGAAACTGAATGTCGCCCGGAATGAACCCGGCGCCCGCCAAGCGCGAGAGCCGTTCATCCACCTGATCGGCCACCGCCATCGTATTGGCGTTCGGCTGTTTCCTGATGGAGACCTTGACGGCCGGGAGCCCGTCCAACCGGGCCCACAGCCGCTGTTCCCGATGCGTATCCTGCACCAGCGCGATCTCCGACAGGGGGATCCGTCCACCCTCGGCGACAGGCAGAAGCACAGACTCCACATCTTTCACATTCCGGAATTTCCCCGCGGTTTTGCCGACGACCTCGCGGCTGGGGCTGGACACCCGGCCCGCCGCCACGTCCTGGTTCGCTGCGCGGATCGCTTCGATGACCTGCGAGACGGTCAGCCCGTAGGATCGAAGACGTTCCTGGTCCAGGATCACCTGGATCTCGCGAACGAGCCCCCCGGCAACGTCCACCGACGCGATCCCCTCAACGGTCAGCAGCTGCGGTCGCAGGCGGTACTCAACCCAGTCGCGCAGATTCACCAGGCTGCGGCTCGACGAGGAAAACGCCACCTCGTAGACGGGCATCTGCGATGGATCGAACTTGAAGATCATGGGAGGATCGGCTTCCTCCGGCAGATTCCCCCGCGCGCGGTCCAGATTCTTCGATGCATCTTGGAGCGCGAAATCGATGTTGGTGCCGTAGGAGAAGTGAAGGTTCACCCCCACGCGCCCTTCCTGAACCTCGGTCTCGAGCCGGACCAGATCCTCGGTTGTGGCGAGAGCGGCTTCGAGGGGTTTGGCCACCGTCTCCTCGAGAACCTCCGGCTCCACCCCGCGATCGTTCACCGACGCGCGGATTTGCGGATAAATGATGCTCGGCAGGAGATCGAGCGGAAGGCGGGCGAGGAAGAAAGTGCCCAGAACCAGGACGACCGATGTGAGCATGAGGATTCCCACGGGCCGCCGGATGGAGAAGCTGGAAAGACCCCTATGCTGTTGCTTTGAGCTTCCGTTCATCGACCCTTCTCCGACACCGCCGCGGCCGAATCCGGCTTTGCGACGCTGTTGCGGTCCACGATACGCACGTTCGCGCCGTCTTGCAGCGCATTGTTGCCGACGGTCACCACGACATCTCCCGGGGCAAGCCCCGAGGTAATCTCCACCCGGCCCTGCGACGTCAACCCGGTCGTCACAATCCGCCGGCGGGCCTTGCCCTCTTCAACAACGAAGACCGCCGCCGAGCCCGCGCCTCGCACCAGAGCCGATGCTGAAATCAGTAGAACATTTTCGCGGACGCCGAGCGCAAAGGTTGTCCGCGCCAGAAATCCGGGGCGCGCCAGGCGTGCGGTCTCCCCTTCCAGGGCGACCTCCACCGGAACAAGGCGGGTCGCGGGATCCGCGGCGGGGAAAATGCGCCGGATCCGTCCCTGAAAATGCCGATCCGGAATCGCGTCCAGGATGACCTCGAGTTCGTCACCGGCCTGAAGATCGACGACGTCCAGCTCCGAGATCTGCACGCGCACAACCATCGTACTGACATCCGCCAGTGTGAAGAGACGCGTCTGGGGCGCCACAATGTCACCCGCCTCGACATCCTTTTCTGTGACGACGCCCGTGATGGGGGCGTTCACGGTGGCAAACTCCAAGCGGGTGTGAAGCTGGTCGCGCTGAGCCTTGGCCGCCGAATAGGCGGTGCGTTCGCGTTCGTACTCGGGAAGGGTGATCACATTGCGATCCCGCAGCTGCTTGGCCCGCTCGAAAGCGGACTCGGTGACCTGGAAGGAGGCCTCCGCCGCGGCGAACTGGGCCTGAAGTTCACGGTCGTCCAGACGGGCCAGAAGATCGCCTCGCTGAACCTGGTTCCCTTCTTCGGCGTGAATAGAGAGAATCGCGCCGCTGAGCTGGCTGTTGACGCCGACGGTTCGAATCGGCTCAACGACGCCCGACACGGTCAATGAGCGGGCGATGGAGCCGGCCTCCACCGTGGCGACCTCGACGGATGCCGCTCGCGCGGGCCGGGAGGCGGACGAATTAGCAGCCTCGCCTTTCCCCCCGCAGCCCCAGGCCAGCGCGGCCAGTCCAAGACCGCCAGCAAGGATGGCGACACGGCCACGACACATCCGCATATTGAATTTACTCACGGGTTCGCACCTCTATCCTTTCACCAAGAACTACCTCGAGCCGCGCAACGGCCATGCCCAGCGCCTGGCGCGCGCGCACCACGGCGACCTCCGCTTCCGTGAGCGCCACCTGCGACGTCTGCAGTTCGAGGATGGTCGCCACGCCGATCTGGTAACGCTCTTCAAGAACCCGCAGATCTTCCAAGGCCAGCTCTCTGGCATGGTTGGCGATCTCAATCCCGCGCGCCACCGACGCGATCTCTCCGGTCGCCGATTCGACCGCGACCCGCACCGCCATCACCGCATCCCGCGCTTCGGCTTCCGCGAATCGTTCGCGGGCCGCCGCCCGTTGTACATTAGCCTCCCGCCCAAATCGGTCAAAAATGGGGAGGGATGCGGTAAGGCGAAGGTTCCAGCTCCTCTGGTCGGGAGGAAAATTGAAAGCAAACCAATCGTACCCGCCGCTCAATGTGGCGGATGGAAGATAGTCGGCGATTCCCGCCAGCCGTTCGGCCTGCCGGCCGCGGAGGGTCGCTTCCGCCGCGACGACCGATGGGGATGACCGGACCGCCTGTTCGATCAGACTCTCCGTCGGCGGCAAAACCGGCGCCTGCCCGGGGAGGGATGAGGAGACAGGGTGAATTTCGCCGGCCCTCCCGATCTGCCGGCCCAGCGCCAGCGCCGCCGTCCGCAGCATCAACTCCGCGTTGAGAACGCCGAGCTCCGCATTGTCGACTTCCAGCTGGGCCCGAAGCATGTCGGATGAGGTCGCCGTCCCCAAATCAAAGCGCGTCTCGGCGAAAGACAGCTGTTGGCGCGCCCGGTCGCGGCGTTGCTCCGCCAGCCGTTGGAGATCGGCGGAGGCGGCGGCATCGTAGAAAATCTCGGTGGTTCGGAGAATCGTTTGAAATGTCTGCAGACGATAGTCGGCGCCGGCGGCTTTGAGATTGGCCGCGGCGGCGCGGTTTTCCACAATCCGCCGGCCACCGGAAAATAGCTCGAGGCTGGCCGAGATCTGTGCGTTGTAGCTTTCGGAAACAAGCCGCCCCGTCGCCGTATCGACGCGCTGGTCGCTTGAGTTGGAGTACCCTGAACTCATGGTCAGCGATGGCAGCCACAGCCCGCGGGCCTCTAAAAGATCGGCGCTTGCCGATGAAACCGCTGCAGCGGCGCCCACCGTTGCGGGATCATTGTCCAGCGCCAGGCGGATCGCCTGCTCGAGATCAACTTCTTGCAGCGGCGCTTGCGCGCCGGCGGCGGAGAATACCGCTAACCCTGCGGTGACACCCGCGATAGCCAGAACGGCAGGAAAGAACCTTGGCTTTCTCACTCCACCCCCTTCGTCGCGGCCGGCCTCAGGGATTCACGAATTTTGACGGCCATTTGACCACAG contains:
- a CDS encoding class I SAM-dependent methyltransferase; translation: MNRPRGRLSTGTRLLVLSAFIPTLAVALALWILMLCLFIIPLFIVYLIRRHSGKLSYNSKAGRPDPGDACNLYVQHDEGASNIPFDRTNDVSKIIGCNTRNVQYRWDVFDKALNKLTLPPEKPVKALDFGAGCLRESYHLASLGIHVDAVDLDVEQLKLSYDQYDWSSLKSKPVMHDAREWRSNQSGREYDLILAFDVLEHVHALDDTVELLRDRLTADGMMFVTVPNRVTLFERYWRMENNRRRRNGVMDTSGGPHVNFKTPREWKRFFSGKGFVVDAHEMGIGFFVNDMWQGLFGVPIRLFQEPIVRKGAALAGWNYKPRSFETIFYPRWLMKYANELDEALKSVLKERWAWNLFVLRREP
- a CDS encoding TolC family protein, with the translated sequence MRKPRFFPAVLAIAGVTAGLAVFSAAGAQAPLQEVDLEQAIRLALDNDPATVGAAAAVSSASADLLEARGLWLPSLTMSSGYSNSSDQRVDTATGRLVSESYNAQISASLELFSGGRRIVENRAAAANLKAAGADYRLQTFQTILRTTEIFYDAAASADLQRLAEQRRDRARQQLSFAETRFDLGTATSSDMLRAQLEVDNAELGVLNAELMLRTAALALGRQIGRAGEIHPVSSSLPGQAPVLPPTESLIEQAVRSSPSVVAAEATLRGRQAERLAGIADYLPSATLSGGYDWFAFNFPPDQRSWNLRLTASLPIFDRFGREANVQRAAARERFAEAEARDAVMAVRVAVESATGEIASVARGIEIANHARELALEDLRVLEERYQIGVATILELQTSQVALTEAEVAVVRARQALGMAVARLEVVLGERIEVRTRE
- a CDS encoding efflux RND transporter periplasmic adaptor subunit, which codes for MGFRGVGRDVLKLWVSIIVVVLAGHLAACGSGDEKASHGDRRGAWSGGGSEAALPVKTQPVERGEMSSYIETHARLEAERWIEVVSRVQGLARQLAAEEGDVVQAGQLLLQLEKDELQLAVEQATIDRDQTEANFKRAETLQGRELISAETLETARTAFENAEVALDQAKLQLEYSNIRSPIDGVVMERHVERGDLVHSNDVVYVVADLEPLQARIRVPEKRMMQLCAGQQARITVDPAPDRVFPATVRMINPGVDPSSGTVKVTLDVPSAGGLLKPGMFATVRIVTDLRENTLIIPKKSLVLETDDDDVFAVRDGRAQRVRIKLGYTDGDRVEVLSGLTPDDRVITVGHEGLKEGAAVRDVGIEAAADTTNLKSPSDRQPSDAETQEERRERPKRGTH
- a CDS encoding efflux RND transporter permease subunit produces the protein MNGSSKQQHRGLSSFSIRRPVGILMLTSVVLVLGTFFLARLPLDLLPSIIYPQIRASVNDRGVEPEVLEETVAKPLEAALATTEDLVRLETEVQEGRVGVNLHFSYGTNIDFALQDASKNLDRARGNLPEEADPPMIFKFDPSQMPVYEVAFSSSSRSLVNLRDWVEYRLRPQLLTVEGIASVDVAGGLVREIQVILDQERLRSYGLTVSQVIEAIRAANQDVAAGRVSSPSREVVGKTAGKFRNVKDVESVLLPVAEGGRIPLSEIALVQDTHREQRLWARLDGLPAVKVSIRKQPNANTMAVADQVDERLSRLAGAGFIPGDIQFQTIQNQADFISSSVGAVRNAALIGAGLAMFIVLLFLGSLRKTFIIGLAIPIAVLATFTMMGLGKLTLNIMTLGGLALGVGLLIDNSIVMLENIFRHYEGGNKDPEDAAHVGAAEVQSAVVASTATNLAAVVPFLLISGLAALIFRELILTISFAILASLLVALTVVPMLSAQLAKVRFSSGLSRWKLVAGFDRTVNRLRLGYRRVAPVLVIRWRWAVLFGAAAALAGIFFWTRGLPTEFLPQVDDGNVSVRITLPPGASAQETNRVTIEVEGLIAGMPDVRGVFATAGGFLWGGSTSERSGSGSIDVILAPKSERGGSADSWVRALQAKINERGFPGARIFVRPPRIRGLRTSTSGSAVSLDIQGDDLVELQQIGDEIMLLLRDVPGLENLEPSAEEASPELSIELDRERASYLGLSVAAVGQTIRTALDGTVATQFTSSNQEYDLRVMFPRERFTSSEELGSIALFPGREGDAPVYLRDIATVRNTLGPTTILRENQNRVLRLTGDVISEVASVGEVNNEIRARLAELRLPDGIAVLVGGEEESIRENNRQLTIVVLLAVFLVFVVMAVQYESMVNPLVILIAIPMSLVGVGGILRVTGTPLSAPVLLGVILLAGIVVNNAILLVEYTERGRRERGLTREQAVVEAGAVRLRPILMTTITTLCGMSPLALGIGQGSELMRPLAIAVVGGLSMSTLLTLFVVPSAYLIINKAAERLGSWLTGRRRTGGEAPSGSEIR
- a CDS encoding efflux RND transporter periplasmic adaptor subunit, whose translation is MSKFNMRMCRGRVAILAGGLGLAALAWGCGGKGEAANSSASRPARAASVEVATVEAGSIARSLTVSGVVEPIRTVGVNSQLSGAILSIHAEEGNQVQRGDLLARLDDRELQAQFAAAEASFQVTESAFERAKQLRDRNVITLPEYERERTAYSAAKAQRDQLHTRLEFATVNAPITGVVTEKDVEAGDIVAPQTRLFTLADVSTMVVRVQISELDVVDLQAGDELEVILDAIPDRHFQGRIRRIFPAADPATRLVPVEVALEGETARLARPGFLARTTFALGVRENVLLISASALVRGAGSAAVFVVEEGKARRRIVTTGLTSQGRVEITSGLAPGDVVVTVGNNALQDGANVRIVDRNSVAKPDSAAAVSEKGR